Within Anolis sagrei isolate rAnoSag1 chromosome 3, rAnoSag1.mat, whole genome shotgun sequence, the genomic segment gttctccctaatgttcagttAGAATCCATGGCTTCATTGAGTcctagaaaacaagcctgctccctcttccttatgacatcttttcagatATTGAAACATAGCTCttatgtttcctctcaaccttttcttctgccagctaaacatacccagctcccacCACCgtgtcttttttctctttctctttggtgGTTATTATATGCTTCCAAGACATTTCTGACTGATGGTGAATCTATCACAggcttttctgaggctgagaatgtgtgacttccccactgggtttccatggctgagtcagGGGCTCAACCTTGGACTTCAGAGTTGTAATCAAATGCTCCAACTAATAAATATGACTGagtgaacatgaaaggcactgcagacaaattcagccagagaagtcagccatagcagagcacctgatgaaccaacctggacacagcatattatttgagaacacagaaatgctggaccactctaaccactatcatgtcagactacacagagaagctattgaaatccataagcatgtggacaatttcaacagaaaggaagaaaccatgaaaaggaacacaatctggctaccagtattaggtagataggtttctcctgacattaaatccagtagTGTCCAActatgggggttggtgctcatctccatttctgaggcAAAGagctgtagacacctccagggtcatgtggttggcatgactacaCGGAGtggtgttaccttcctgccggagcagtacctattgatctactcacagttgcatgttttcgaactgctaggttggcaaaagctgaagctaacagcaggagctcaccccactccccggattcgaacctgcaacctttccatcagcaaatttagcagctcagtgatttaacccactatgccaccagaggctccagtattaaaaaaaacttctttaaaaacagtatttaaaaactctaaaatcatgacagtaaataaacGATCACAAAACTGGGGGATTCCAGAtattaaacaatcagggccagctaacacctcccaacaaaggattccctcaggcaggaagcagccaggctttaaagctgaaaggtcatttaatgctaatcaagctggccaattgcaacattcacacctgcctcaagaagacaagagttTTCTCTTACCCTGGACGTTTCACAGAtttataagcctcacttgcctggcttccaacagaactcataacctctgaggatgcctgccatagatgttccagagaatgcttctggaacgtggtcataaagtaggcatgggaaaacttgggccctccagctgttaggaattgtgggagttgaagtccaaaccacccgGAGGGCACAAGATTGCCCATGACTgatatacagcctggaaaactcgccTTACCATCCTTGGCCACAAGAATGCAACTGCAGGGCTTTTCTTTGATTGCGAtgaaggcactctgcacatgctcagaggcagcaGTGATGGGGATGAGAAGGAAATCACTCCAAAAGAGTGGGAAgtgagagagaggaaaaggaaagctgtgtggaggaggtggagatggGACTGAAGGGGGGCAGAAAGTGGGAGAAATAAGGATGGGCAAGGTGAGATGTGCCTTTAAGTGGCACCCTCACCTTGCCATCCTTTGCCACAAGAATGCAACTGTGGGGCTTTTCTTTGATTGTGACagaggcactctgcacatgcccagaggagCAGCGATGGGGATGAGGAGGAATACACCCCGAAAGAGTGGGGAGTGACAGAGAGGAAAACTTGGGAAAGATGagtggaggaggtggagatggGATTCAAGGGGGCAGAAAGGGGGAGAAATAAAGATGGGCAAGGTGAGAGGTGCCTTCAGGTGGCACTCAGAGGCCTGCCTAACAGAGAGGCTAATGAAGGGAAGGCCAAAGAAGGGAGGGGAATGGATGGGCGTCTCTTTCCCTCCCATCTAAGGTGACACCAGGGGAAAAACCATCAAATATACAACTTTCATTTGATTGCGAcgaaggcactctgcacatgctcagaggcagcaGCGATGGGGATGAGAAGGAAATCGCTCCAAAAGAGTGGGAagtgagagagaggaaagggaaagctgcgtggaggaggtggagatggGATTGAAGGGGGGCAGAAAGGGGGAGAAATAAGGATAGTGAAGGTGAGAGGTGCCTTCAGGTGGCATCCTCAGCCTGCCATTCTTTGCCACAAGAATGCAACTGCGGGGCTTTTCTTTGATTGCTACagaggcactctgcacatgctcagaggcagcaGCGATGGGGATGAGAAGGAAATCTCTCCAAAAGAGTGGGAagtgagagagaggaaagggaaagctgcgtggaggaggtggagatggGATTGGAAGGAGGCAGAAAGGGGGAGAAATGATGGGCAAGGTGAGAGGTGCCTTCAGGTGGCGCCCTCAGCTTGCCATCCTTTGCCAGAAGGCTTTTCTTTTGCTTGCGAGGGAagaactctgcacatgcccaaAGGAGCAGCGATGGGGATGAGTGGTaagtgagggagaggaaagggaaagctGCGTGGAGAAGGTGGAGATGGGATTCAAGGGgagcagaaaggaagagaaataagGATGGGCAAGGTGAGAGGTGCCTTCAGGTGGCACCCTCACCTTGCCATCCTCTGCCACAAGAGTGCAACTGCGCGGCTGTTCTTTGCTTGCGAGggaggcactctgcacatgcccagaggagCAGGGATGGGGATGAGAAGGAACACACCCCCAGAGAGTGGGGCTGGGAGCCCCGCTCCGAGGCTGGTGGTGCTGAGGCACCCCAGGCAGAGGCTCCTTCTCCGGGCGCCTGCTCCCTCCGGCTGCCCGCAGCCTCATTAACCATTCTGCACAGCAGCAGGCAGCGCGTCCGCGGCTTCCCCGCCCTCGGTGTTTGACGGACGTGGGCTTGGCCTTATCCGGGAGCCGCTTCCACCGCGAAGCCCCGCCTCTCTCCTCCGCGGCCAATCCCGGTCCACGAAGGGGGCGAGGTTTCGATTGTCTCCCGCCCTCCCTTTGGGCTTGTTGAGAGTTTATATCAAGAAATCCAGTTCAGAGAGAAAGCGAGAGCGGGAGagcggcaggaggaggaggaggaagaagaagaaaaggaagaagaaggcgcGGAGAAGGAcgcggaggaagaagggaaaggctcACTCCGGAtcgggaaaggagagagagagagaaagagagagctccCTCCGTCCCAACTCTGCGCGGCGTGGGAGAGCGGGGATTATGGATGCGCGGAGCGTGCCTTGCCCCGCTGCGGGCCGGGATGGCAGCTCGCCTTGAGTTGGCTCCGCACCTCAGTGCCAGGAGGAGCGGGGAGCGGGATCCGAGCCTGATCCGGAGCAGGAGTGGAAAGGATGGCCAGCCCGGGTTTCTCGGGAGTCGCTCCTTCGCCGGCGCCGCTGCTTGTCTTGCTCTTGCTGAGCCGCCGGGAGGAAGACGCGTCCGCCTGATcccctccgccgccgcctcctcctcttcgccTCGCTTCTCTCTCTCGACGACGCTTTCGGCCCCAAACGAGCGGCGTCTTGTGGGATGCCGGCGCCTCCTTCCCCGTCTCTTTCCTTTCCCGGCGGATGCGGCAGTCCTTCTTCCCGAGGCGGCGAGGTAAGTGCAAAGTTGCGAGGGGAGACAGGtcggggaggaaggggagaagcttTCCCCGAGAGAGGAGGGCAAGGCGTGGAGGCGCGGGGATGCCTTTCGCCTTCAAGGTTGTGCTCGGCGGCGTGGCAAGGAGCACGGACCGCGCCGCTTCCAATGcggatggggagggagggaaggagggagggagggagagggggggggggaagcaaaaaCCCTCTCTGATCCAGCCCGGCGCGCTTggctcccagggcccttccacgcagccctctAGCCCAcagtatcaaggcaggaaatccctcaagatctgctttgaactgggatatatggaagTGGGGactctggacccttccacacaaccctatatcctataatatcaaggcaggaaattccccaaatctgctttaaactgggatatatggaagtgtggactcgggctccttccacacagccctatatcccataatatcaaggcagggaaTTCCCcaaatctgctttcaactgggatatatggaagtgtggactccggctccttccacacagccctgtatcccacaatatcaaggcaggaaatcccacaagatctgctttcaactgggataTATGAAGTGTGGACTctggccccatccacacagccccatatccagaatatcaagacaggaaatccctcaagatgtgctttgaactgggatatatggaagtgtggactctgGCCCCatctgcacagccctatatcccacaatatcaaggcaggaaatcccacaagatcCCACAATGGATGGGTGCCAGGGACAGAGAACCAAACCATCTTCCTGAACCAGacaaccatcatcatcaccatcatcattatcaataACAGAAAGGCATCCCTGTGCCTTCTCTTGGTAAACATCTGGCTTTGGAGTTGGTGCCAAACAGCACTGCATCCtccccaaatctctctctctcttcctccctccctctcaattGATTTGGAAGTTGAGCCTCATCCAGCCCAGAAGCCCAGCTTTCTTGTTGACACCCGGCAACATCTGGAGGAGGTGGCATTTGGGCTTCTGCCCTTAGCCTTGTGTTTATGCCTGGCTTTGGAAGCTCTCTCCGGAGACCTCTGGCTCTGAGGAGAGAAAAACGGCACACCATCTAGCGATAGTCACGGAGGGGAAAGTAGGACACACTATTATTTCCTCGCTCATCCGCTGTTGTCTTTTTACACCCAATGTGCatggggtggaaggagaaagcctTGCTGTGCATGGTGTGCTGGACCAGTTTGGTCAACAGTATGTGTCTCTTTTCCTCccatcactctctctctctctctccctctcttgttcccTTCAATCTTGCAACTAGTTTATGTTGTTCACTCTGGTGTGCAAAGGCTAGTGGCAGTCGGCTGGAGAGAAATGGCTTGCGCACATCCAGGGAGggtgaaagaagggggaaaggagaagggagaaggggaggaagggaaggggaggaagcaggtggtgggggcttctctcatgtatgaGCTGCTGCCGCGTGTGTGTGCCTGTCGTAGTCTCAGGAATGTGGCACAGGACTTGGCAGTTGCATCTGACGTCAGTTAAAATGAGACAATAACACTTGTTTTGTGTTTgctgtggtgattgtgttgacaGGGGCTGTCGGGACGCAGGAGCTGCGTTGTGATGCCTCCAGCAGTCCTCTGCTTGCCAGCCTTGTGGGAACCGTTCCGTCCTGAGAAGGAGCTATAATAAACCCATGATCATGGACCTGAGGGATTTTTACCTGTTGGCTGCCCTGATTGCCTGCTTGCGGCTGGATTCGGCCGTGGCCCAAGAGCTCATCTACACCATCCGCGAGGAGCTGCCTGAAAATGTCCCCATTGGGAACATACCAAAGGATCTGAACATTTCTCACATCAATGCTGCCACCGGCACCAGCGCCAGTTTGGTCTACAGATTGGTCTCCAAAGCAGGGGATGCCCCTTTGGTGAAGGTCTCCAGCACCACCGGGGAGATCTTCACCACTTCCAACCGGATTGACCGGGAAAGACTCTGTGCGGGAGCCGCCTATGCGGAAGAAAATGAGTGCTTCTttgagctggaggtggtgattcTTCCCAATGACTTTTTCCAGCTGATCAAGATCAAAATCATTGTGAAAGATACCAATGATAATGCCCCAATGTTTCCATCTCCGGTCATCAACATCTCCATCCCGGAAAACACCCTCATCAACAGCCGCTTCCCCATCCCGTCGGCCACGGATCCAGACACCGGTTTCAATGGAGTGCAGCACTATGAACTCCTGAATGGGCAGAGTGTCTTTGGATTGGATATTGTGGAAACGCCAGAAGGCGAGAAGTGGCCTCAGCTGATTGTGCAGCAGAACTTAGACCGGGAGCAGAAAGATACCTATGTGATGAAAATCAAAGTGGAAGATGGAGGCACACCCCAGAAATCCAGCACCGCCATTCTCCAGGTCACAGTAAGTGATGTCAATGACAACCGGCCAGTTTTTAAAGAGAGTCAAGTAGAGGTTCACATCCCAGAGAATGCTCCTGTAGGAACCTCGGTCATTCAGCTtcatgccacagatgcagatatAGGAAACAATGCCGATGTTAGATATATTTTTGGTGCCCAAGTTGCTCCTGCAACAAAAAGACTCTTTGCTTTAAATAACACAACTGGGCTGATAACAGTTCAAAGGGCCTTAGACCGAGAAGAGACTTCGATCCACAAGGTGACGGTGCTAGCCAGCGATGGCAGTTCAACACCTGCCCGGGCAACAGTCACTATCAATGTGACCGATGTGAATGATAACCCTCCCAACATAGATCTCAGGTACATCATAAGTCCCATCAATGGCACCGTGTACCTGTCTGAGAAGGACCCTATCAATACCAAGATTGCTCTCATCACAGTCTCTGATAAGGACACTGATATAAATGGCAAAGTGATCTGTTTCATTGAGAGAGAGGTGCCATTTCACTTGAAGGCAGTGTATGACAACCAGTACTTGTTAGAGACCTCTTCCTTGCTGGACTATGAGGGCACCAAAGAATTCACCTTTAAAATAGTGGCCTCTGATTCTGGCAAGCCCAGTTTGAACCAGACCGCTCTAGTAAGAGTTAAGCTGGAGGATGAGAATGACAACCCTCCCATTTTCAGCCAGCCTGTAATTGAGCTGTCGGTTTCAGAAAACAACCGGCGTGGTCTGTACTTAACCACTATTAGTGCCACTGATGAGGACAGTGGGAAAAATGCAGACATTGTTTATCAGCTTGGCCCCAATGCCTCCTTTTTTGATCTGGATCGAAAGACTGGGGTTTTGACAGCTTCCCGGGTCTTTGACCGTGAGGAACAGGAGCGGTTTATTTTCACTGTTACAGCCCGAGACAACGGCACCCCTCCCCTGCAGAGTCAAGCTGCTGTGATAGTTACGGTGTTGGATGAAAATGATAACAGCCCCAAATTTACTCATAACCACTTTCAGTTCTTTGTGTCAGAGAACCTACCAAAGTATAGCACTGTAGGTGTGATCACGGTGACGGATGCTGATGCAGGAGAGAATAAAGCTGTGACTCTTTCCATCCTGAATGACAATGACAACTTTGTTCTTGACCCTTACTCTGGAGTTATAAAGTCCAATGTTTCTTTTGACCGTGAGCAGCAGAGTTCCTACACCTTTGATGTCAAGGCTGTTGATGGAGGACAACCATCTCGTTCATCTACTGCAAAAGTCACCATAAATGTCATGGATGTTAATGACAATAGCCCCGTAGTCATCTACCCACCATCTAACACTTCTTTCAAGTTGGTTCCTCTCTCTGCTATCCCTGGCTCTGTAGTGGCTGAAGTATTTGCTGTTGACATTGACACGGGGATGAATGCTGAGCTTAAATATACAATTGTAAGTGGAAACAACAAAGGATTGTTCCGTATTGATCCAGTGACAGGTAACATTACCCTGGAAGAGAAACCTTCTCCTACTGATGTGGGGCTGCATCGATTAGTTGTCAATATTAGTGACCTAGGTTATCCTAAATCCCTGCACACTCTTGTCCTTGTCTTCTTGTATGTCAACGACACAGCCGGGAATGCCTCTTACATTTATGACTTGATCCGCAGGACTATGGAAACACCCTTGGACAGGAACATTGGGGACAGCAGCCAGCCCTATCAAAATGAGGACTACCTTACCATCATGATTGCTATTGTGGCAGGTGCCATGGTGGTCATTGTGGTCATCTTTGTCACTGTCCTGGTCCGCTGCCGCCATGCTTCCAGGTTCAAAGCAGCTCAGAGGAGCAAACAAGGGGCTGAATGGATGTCTCCCAATCAGGAGAACAaacagaacaagaagaagaagcggAAGAAAAGGAAGTCTCCCAAGAGTTCCCTGTTGAATTTTGTTACCATTGAGGAATCCAAACCCGAGGATGCAGTTCACGAACCTATCAACGGGACCATTAGCCTTCCAGCTGAGCTGGAGGAGCAAAGTATAGGAAGATTTGACTGGGGCCCTGCACCGCCCACCACCTTTAAGCCTAACAGCCCTGATCTTGCTAAGCATTATAAATCTGCCTCTCCACAGTCTGCTTTCCATCTTAAGCCTGACACTCCGGTCTCGGTGAAAAAGCATCATGTTATTCAGGAACTCCCCTTGGACAACACCTTTGTTGGGGGTTGTGATACCCTTTCCAAACGCTCTTCCACTAGTTCAGACCACTTCAGTGCCTCAGAGTGCAGTTCCCAAGGAGGCTTCAAGACAAAGGGCCCCTTGCACACCAGACAGGTAAACGAGCACTTTTACTGGTCTATAAGTACTGCATACAAGTGCCCACTCAACCAGTATTAAAGTGCCAGGATGTCTTTTCTTTCACTGTAATTTTAGCTTAGTTATACTACGCATAGGGAAAGGTGGGATGCTGTGAAAGGGTGGGCACCTGTCCCTTTACTGTCTCTGGGGCAAGACTATGCATTTGTAGAATGAAGGTGATGGTGGTCCAAAGTGGCAAGAAAAGAAAGAGCTACATGCACACACTCATGCACAGGTACATTTACTCTCTCACGCACATACTTGCACACATACAcctacatgtatgtgtgtgaaatCTGCCAGAACACACCAGCTTAGAGGTTTGACTGGAGAAGAAGTGGAAAAATCCATCTGCCAAATTCATGTCAAAGGGGAAAGAAACTGACTGTTTTCAGGATTAAATGTGTTAACTTAAGAAGAGTGGAAGTTTCACATGAGGCTGGCTTAAGCATGCTTTGTTTTTCCTCCCCATTTTTGGTTCAAACTGATctggaacatttttttaaagttactgTTGTTCGGAgggttttttccctctttttggTCCTCACCGAGGGTCCAAGATTGTGTTTCACCGTGTTTGTTGGGCAGGATATAACTAAGCTATCAGGAAGTCTTcctctgttttgacttacaatgATTTGTTGTAAAGTTGTGTGTCCATTAGAGAAAAAGGTTGTGTTCTTTCCCCCTGCTTTGCGTGCGTGCGTTTCTTACAAAAATGGCCAAAGTACACTTTGAAACGGAATGCATTTCTCTTGAATAATAAACAAATTATGCAGAAAACAAATGCCACCATCCTGTAAATATGTTCTCACATTTCGTAAGTGTATAAGTGATCTGTCATAACTCATTTTAAAGCTGTGAAATATGCCATACAAAGAAGGGGCAGGAGGTTGAGAAATCTCATATTTCACCCCAATAATGGCACTAGGGGTTTTGGGGCTTATTggggttctttttttttctttttaggtcAAATAATTCCTTGCTAATAAAGATTTAAATGTGGTGCTGTCTAATTCATTTCACTGGTGCTTGTCTTTTGCCACTAAATTAGAATGTCAGATTGAGCCTGTAGATGGCACTAAGGTACTACGTGGCTTCGGCTGGCTGGCTGCCAATCCTGCAGTAGATAAGAAATGGGGGGAGGGACAGTTCAAACCGGTACTAAAGCCAAAGAAACCTTTTATTTAATGACAGTCGCACTGAAGCGACCAGTGGTTAAGCCAGCGTGTTTTGCTGTAGCTCTATAGCACTTAATTTCCATTGCACCAGTTGCCTAAGGCGCGAGCTACCAAGCACATACATTGTTGTTGACATTATATTCTCCAGAGTTATGGTGTATGGTTTGGGTTGATCACAAGGTCCAACAGTCAGGGAAGAGGGCAAAAAACCCCGTAGGTTTGTGCCAGTAGAAATGGATAGTGTCCATTCTCCAACATGAGTCCTTTCCCAAGctttatgttatgtttttcaaAATGGCATCTTGACTTTTTTGACATATCTCTGTTAACAAGGCATTGCATTTAAAGCCCACCTTTggaataaatttgttaaaaaaacatttttttaaaaaattcctcaTACACAGGGCTATCTCTCAAATATATGTTGAAGTTATGGTGCACTCCAAGTAATGTCTGTAGTCATTTGTCTATTTCTGTTCAGACacctttaaaaacacttccagtcaCTAAGCCTCTGTGTAACCAACAGAACCTGAAATTTGAGGATGTTCACTTTCATCTTACCCATTCTATATTTGTTACAGAGATATGCAGTGTTGTTTTGATATTAAATGAATTTGTTCCACTTTAGTTCTCATTTCCTGGGCTCCGTTACAAGAATGGGTCTTAACTTCTTTGAGGAGTCAAATGGGGATTAAAATCACAAATACAAAACAGTTTACCTGGCAGAGCATGTAAGCACCACTCAAGAGGCTTGACAGTTCAGGGTGGGGAAACATAAAAAAGAGAGGCAACATTAGTCTTTTGTATCATCTTCATTACTGCCTTTTCTTTAAAGTTTTAAGAACTTTGCACATTGGGTTTTTATGCAAACGTCTTTTGATTGAATTGGAATTTACGAATgaataaaatccaaaataattcaGATGGGGTTGTTAATAGTATAAACATTATCTCATAAACATGGTCCAAATCTGAAGCAGGGActatgtggccctccaaatgttgttgaggTGTGACTCACATTAGCCCTAGCCCCATAGCAAGTTGTGGTTGCATCCTGGTAAGATTTAGAGGATCacatttacttaggtgatccctcattgtcagagtatgatggcctttcaaGGGTAGTGTCTTGGAGGTGGATATATAGGTgattgtagagccctattcttgacctgcatgtttttccacagtgagggcctcagtttccaggtggaaggcggttccggtcagggttggcttgatgcaccttcctcttggcacatttctccctgtcctccattcatgcctcttcagattccacaacactgctggtcacagctgacctccagttagagcactcaatgGCCACACATTCCCCATCCAAAAAAATTTCAAACAGCCATCCATATCTTGCATGTTTTCTTGGGTTGCAACAAGAtagcagctttttaaaaagcgTGAGAAGAATTTGGATCAAGCCTGCTTTTGAATGCTTACTGAGACATCTATATTCAGTTTCTCACTATCTAGCTACCAACGATTAATTAAATGGCTTTGGGTTGACATGACAAGGCTTGATTTAAAAACAGATGTCTAGGTTCTCTGTTTTGTGAAGATTATGTCACTGGCTGACACCACATTATAGCCATTGGTGGCAGGATGTGTGGAGAAACTGGTACATTGTCATTATGATTTTCATTTACTGTTAAAGCACGACAGTTTAACACATGACACTTTGAAATATAATTCCCTGTATCACAGTGGAATTCACTTGCATAGAAATGTGCTTAGTCTAAGAAGAGAGTGAAGTAgttctgtgattttttaaaaagcagttttgGTTAGAACTTCTCTGTGTGGTTGCTACTATTGAGTCATAAAACACTGAAGAAGAGCACATTTTATTGAACATTTTCttgaaaacagagaaataaaactTTTGCAGCAGAATTTCCAGTGAATTGtacctttgtaaaaaaaataagatGGCTTGGGGAGTGATATCATCTTTTTATTTATTCACAGATCAGTGTTCTTCAATCTTGTGCCAGCCAGATGTGTTGTAATGCAATTCCTATCATCACCATTGAATACCTGTGTTAGCTGGGGATGATATGATTTACATATCAAGAGGGTGCCAAGCTGGGGGAGGCTGACCTAGATAGCTTGTGATTTGGACATTGTCTAGTCACATATGGGGCATAatccttggaaaagttcctttgaGCAAATCTGGTTACAGCATACAGAAGATGAGCAAGAAAACTACTGTGCTATGTGACTTGAATTTATTTTACTCAACTTGCACCGGAAAATGTTGCCACTAAATAT encodes:
- the PCDH9 gene encoding protocadherin-9 isoform X2; protein product: MIMDLRDFYLLAALIACLRLDSAVAQELIYTIREELPENVPIGNIPKDLNISHINAATGTSASLVYRLVSKAGDAPLVKVSSTTGEIFTTSNRIDRERLCAGAAYAEENECFFELEVVILPNDFFQLIKIKIIVKDTNDNAPMFPSPVINISIPENTLINSRFPIPSATDPDTGFNGVQHYELLNGQSVFGLDIVETPEGEKWPQLIVQQNLDREQKDTYVMKIKVEDGGTPQKSSTAILQVTVSDVNDNRPVFKESQVEVHIPENAPVGTSVIQLHATDADIGNNADVRYIFGAQVAPATKRLFALNNTTGLITVQRALDREETSIHKVTVLASDGSSTPARATVTINVTDVNDNPPNIDLRYIISPINGTVYLSEKDPINTKIALITVSDKDTDINGKVICFIEREVPFHLKAVYDNQYLLETSSLLDYEGTKEFTFKIVASDSGKPSLNQTALVRVKLEDENDNPPIFSQPVIELSVSENNRRGLYLTTISATDEDSGKNADIVYQLGPNASFFDLDRKTGVLTASRVFDREEQERFIFTVTARDNGTPPLQSQAAVIVTVLDENDNSPKFTHNHFQFFVSENLPKYSTVGVITVTDADAGENKAVTLSILNDNDNFVLDPYSGVIKSNVSFDREQQSSYTFDVKAVDGGQPSRSSTAKVTINVMDVNDNSPVVIYPPSNTSFKLVPLSAIPGSVVAEVFAVDIDTGMNAELKYTIVSGNNKGLFRIDPVTGNITLEEKPSPTDVGLHRLVVNISDLGYPKSLHTLVLVFLYVNDTAGNASYIYDLIRRTMETPLDRNIGDSSQPYQNEDYLTIMIAIVAGAMVVIVVIFVTVLVRCRHASRFKAAQRSKQGAEWMSPNQENKQNKKKKRKKRKSPKSSLLNFVTIEESKPEDAVHEPINGTISLPAELEEQSIGRFDWGPAPPTTFKPNSPDLAKHYKSASPQSAFHLKPDTPVSVKKHHVIQELPLDNTFVGGCDTLSKRSSTSSDHFSASECSSQGGFKTKGPLHTRQALNFGDMPKYLWEIWVPDKPWVSQRRVTFHLPDGSQESCSDSGLGDHEPVGSGTLISHPLPLVQPQDEFYDQASPDKRTEADGNSDPNSDGPLGPRGLAEATEMCTQECLVLGHSDNCWMPPTLGSYQQPKSPLSTFAPQKEWVKKDKLVNGHTLTRTWKEDSNRNQFNDRKQFGSGEGHFNPGNHMTDIPLANLKSYKQASGAVESPKENQL
- the PCDH9 gene encoding protocadherin-9 isoform X7, which gives rise to MIMDLRDFYLLAALIACLRLDSAVAQELIYTIREELPENVPIGNIPKDLNISHINAATGTSASLVYRLVSKAGDAPLVKVSSTTGEIFTTSNRIDRERLCAGAAYAEENECFFELEVVILPNDFFQLIKIKIIVKDTNDNAPMFPSPVINISIPENTLINSRFPIPSATDPDTGFNGVQHYELLNGQSVFGLDIVETPEGEKWPQLIVQQNLDREQKDTYVMKIKVEDGGTPQKSSTAILQVTVSDVNDNRPVFKESQVEVHIPENAPVGTSVIQLHATDADIGNNADVRYIFGAQVAPATKRLFALNNTTGLITVQRALDREETSIHKVTVLASDGSSTPARATVTINVTDVNDNPPNIDLRYIISPINGTVYLSEKDPINTKIALITVSDKDTDINGKVICFIEREVPFHLKAVYDNQYLLETSSLLDYEGTKEFTFKIVASDSGKPSLNQTALVRVKLEDENDNPPIFSQPVIELSVSENNRRGLYLTTISATDEDSGKNADIVYQLGPNASFFDLDRKTGVLTASRVFDREEQERFIFTVTARDNGTPPLQSQAAVIVTVLDENDNSPKFTHNHFQFFVSENLPKYSTVGVITVTDADAGENKAVTLSILNDNDNFVLDPYSGVIKSNVSFDREQQSSYTFDVKAVDGGQPSRSSTAKVTINVMDVNDNSPVVIYPPSNTSFKLVPLSAIPGSVVAEVFAVDIDTGMNAELKYTIVSGNNKGLFRIDPVTGNITLEEKPSPTDVGLHRLVVNISDLGYPKSLHTLVLVFLYVNDTAGNASYIYDLIRRTMETPLDRNIGDSSQPYQNEDYLTIMIAIVAGAMVVIVVIFVTVLVRCRHASRFKAAQRSKQGAEWMSPNQENKQNKKKKRKKRKSPKSSLLNFVTIEESKPEDAVHEPINGTISLPAELEEQSIGRFDWGPAPPTTFKPNSPDLAKHYKSASPQSAFHLKPDTPVSVKKHHVIQELPLDNTFVGGCDTLSKRSSTSSDHFSASECSSQGGFKTKGPLHTRQQGNNSREPDKGTNGEMPQDEFYDQASPDKRTEADGNSDPNSDGPLGPRGLAEATEMCTQECLVLGHSDNCWMPPTLGSYQQPKSPLSTFAPQKEWVKKDKLVNGHTLTRTWKEDSNRNQFNDRKQFGSGEGHFNPGNHMTDIPLANLKSYKQASGAVESPKENQL
- the PCDH9 gene encoding protocadherin-9 isoform X6, encoding MIMDLRDFYLLAALIACLRLDSAVAQELIYTIREELPENVPIGNIPKDLNISHINAATGTSASLVYRLVSKAGDAPLVKVSSTTGEIFTTSNRIDRERLCAGAAYAEENECFFELEVVILPNDFFQLIKIKIIVKDTNDNAPMFPSPVINISIPENTLINSRFPIPSATDPDTGFNGVQHYELLNGQSVFGLDIVETPEGEKWPQLIVQQNLDREQKDTYVMKIKVEDGGTPQKSSTAILQVTVSDVNDNRPVFKESQVEVHIPENAPVGTSVIQLHATDADIGNNADVRYIFGAQVAPATKRLFALNNTTGLITVQRALDREETSIHKVTVLASDGSSTPARATVTINVTDVNDNPPNIDLRYIISPINGTVYLSEKDPINTKIALITVSDKDTDINGKVICFIEREVPFHLKAVYDNQYLLETSSLLDYEGTKEFTFKIVASDSGKPSLNQTALVRVKLEDENDNPPIFSQPVIELSVSENNRRGLYLTTISATDEDSGKNADIVYQLGPNASFFDLDRKTGVLTASRVFDREEQERFIFTVTARDNGTPPLQSQAAVIVTVLDENDNSPKFTHNHFQFFVSENLPKYSTVGVITVTDADAGENKAVTLSILNDNDNFVLDPYSGVIKSNVSFDREQQSSYTFDVKAVDGGQPSRSSTAKVTINVMDVNDNSPVVIYPPSNTSFKLVPLSAIPGSVVAEVFAVDIDTGMNAELKYTIVSGNNKGLFRIDPVTGNITLEEKPSPTDVGLHRLVVNISDLGYPKSLHTLVLVFLYVNDTAGNASYIYDLIRRTMETPLDRNIGDSSQPYQNEDYLTIMIAIVAGAMVVIVVIFVTVLVRCRHASRFKAAQRSKQGAEWMSPNQENKQNKKKKRKKRKSPKSSLLNFVTIEESKPEDAVHEPINGTISLPAELEEQSIGRFDWGPAPPTTFKPNSPDLAKHYKSASPQSAFHLKPDTPVSVKKHHVIQELPLDNTFVGGCDTLSKRSSTSSDHFSASECSSQGGFKTKGPLHTRQALNFGDMPKYLWEIWVPDKPWVPQDEFYDQASPDKRTEADGNSDPNSDGPLGPRGLAEATEMCTQECLVLGHSDNCWMPPTLGSYQQPKSPLSTFAPQKEWVKKDKLVNGHTLTRTWKEDSNRNQFNDRKQFGSGEGHFNPGNHMTDIPLANLKSYKQASGAVESPKENQL